In one window of Candidatus Avedoeria danica DNA:
- a CDS encoding sulfurtransferase TusA family protein, producing the protein MVNLPPAAATWDAGDLGCGDLVMLLRPRVLALAPGEVLHVVARDPGAPADMPAWCGLTGHALVHADHPHYFIRRRAIDPSASPTNLE; encoded by the coding sequence ATGGTCAACCTCCCGCCCGCCGCCGCCACCTGGGACGCCGGCGACCTCGGCTGCGGCGACCTCGTCATGCTCCTGCGCCCGCGCGTCCTGGCGCTGGCGCCCGGCGAGGTGCTGCACGTCGTGGCACGCGATCCCGGCGCGCCGGCGGACATGCCGGCGTGGTGCGGCCTCACGGGCCACGCCCTCGTCCACGCGGACCACCCGCACTACTTCATCCGCCGGCGCGCCATCGACCCAAGCGCGTCGCCCACCAACCTGGAGTGA
- a CDS encoding DsrE family protein, translating to MAGSFCVNLTYAKNDADKATVAFVVANAALASDKDTLVFLSTEGVRLAVRGYADDVHEPGFMPLSDLMANFAAAGGQIYVCSPCFKRRELDEGALVDGAMIVGGAKLVEFLSGGAACVSW from the coding sequence ATGGCCGGATCTTTCTGTGTAAACCTGACCTATGCCAAGAACGACGCCGACAAGGCCACCGTCGCCTTCGTCGTCGCCAACGCGGCGCTGGCGTCCGACAAGGACACGTTGGTCTTCCTGTCCACCGAGGGCGTCCGACTGGCCGTCCGCGGCTACGCCGACGACGTTCACGAGCCGGGCTTCATGCCGCTGAGCGACCTCATGGCCAACTTCGCGGCGGCCGGCGGCCAGATCTACGTCTGCTCGCCGTGCTTCAAGCGCCGCGAGCTGGACGAGGGCGCGCTGGTGGACGGGGCGATGATCGTCGGCGGGGCAAAGTTGGTGGAGTTCTTGAGCGGCGGGGCGGCGTGCGTTTCCTGGTGA
- a CDS encoding class I SAM-dependent methyltransferase gives MSQSTSQSTSTSTSGARLDHRDAVAERVLAIPLDVVRTNFARYGLLDDRVRFLPGWFADTLPAAPIAQLAVLRIDADLYASTHDALTALYPRLSPGGWCIIDDYGDGAGCRAAVDAYRAAHGIAAPLIPVDHTGVCWRKGADDGHDERGHGSSHDRPR, from the coding sequence ATGTCGCAATCAACCTCGCAATCGACCTCGACCTCGACGTCCGGCGCACGGCTCGACCACCGCGACGCCGTCGCCGAGCGCGTCCTGGCGATCCCGCTCGACGTCGTCCGCACCAACTTCGCCCGCTACGGCCTGCTCGACGACCGCGTCCGATTCCTGCCGGGCTGGTTCGCGGACACGCTGCCGGCCGCGCCGATCGCTCAGCTGGCCGTGCTGCGGATCGACGCCGACCTGTACGCCTCGACGCACGACGCGCTGACGGCGCTCTATCCGCGCCTCTCACCGGGCGGTTGGTGCATCATCGACGACTATGGCGACGGAGCGGGGTGCAGGGCAGCGGTCGATGCGTACCGCGCGGCGCACGGCATCGCGGCGCCGCTCATTCCCGTCGATCACACAGGCGTCTGCTGGCGCAAGGGAGCGGACGATGGGCACGACGAACGCGGCCACGGAAGCAGTCATGACCGCCCACGATAA
- the nth gene encoding endonuclease III, protein MTAHDKAERIQAVLDDLYPSVPIPLDHVDPFTLLVAVVLSAQTTDKKVNQVTPALFARAGDAAAMASLDVETVHGMIREVGLAPQKAKAIVGLSRLLVERHGGQVPRTFAELEALPGVGHKTASVVMAQAFGIPAFPVDTHIHRLATRWGLSEGKNVEHVERDLKAAFPEDRWIQLHLQIIQFGRDRCPARFHDLATCPICSWAASAERIADETSRLPKGRR, encoded by the coding sequence ATGACCGCCCACGATAAGGCTGAGCGCATTCAGGCCGTCCTCGACGACCTCTACCCGTCCGTCCCGATCCCGCTCGACCACGTCGATCCGTTCACGCTCCTCGTCGCCGTCGTGCTGAGCGCGCAGACGACGGACAAGAAGGTGAACCAGGTCACGCCGGCGCTGTTCGCGCGGGCCGGCGACGCGGCGGCGATGGCGTCGCTCGATGTCGAAACCGTCCACGGGATGATCCGCGAAGTCGGGCTCGCGCCGCAGAAGGCGAAGGCGATCGTCGGGCTGTCGCGCCTGCTCGTGGAGCGGCACGGTGGGCAGGTGCCGCGGACGTTCGCCGAGCTCGAGGCGCTGCCGGGCGTCGGGCACAAGACGGCATCCGTCGTCATGGCGCAGGCGTTCGGGATCCCGGCCTTCCCGGTGGACACGCACATCCATCGGTTGGCGACGCGGTGGGGGTTGTCCGAGGGGAAGAACGTCGAGCACGTCGAGCGCGACCTGAAGGCGGCGTTCCCGGAGGACCGCTGGATCCAGCTCCACCTGCAGATCATCCAGTTCGGCCGCGACCGCTGCCCGGCCCGCTTCCACGACCTGGCGACCTGCCCGATCTGCAGCTGGGCCGCCTCGGCGGAACGGATCGCAGATGAGACGTCCCGCCTGCCGAAGGGGCGGCGCTAA
- the lepB gene encoding signal peptidase I: MDWPNPNPVPNGTDDRGSDAGHGDDAGIPAIIHPAESAPVIGTAGAGQRPVAYEWVHTRDGWVAVNRDVPSEWDEAADAMVAAEGAPLAGQLPTVRRRRGLGRDVVEALCMAGLLFLGIQAVMRQFIVENISMLPTLDPGDRIFVDRVSWRTVGELARGDVVVFRAWDEDKLYVKRIVGLPGDTLTMQDGEVFVNGERLDEPYLVQHAAESKPVIELADDEFFVMGDNRPSSADSRMHGPVKRERIVGRAWAIFWPLDDLAWLHKTPRLYAAPLEGGVDASDASDAAGDAKPATDTNPQSDG, from the coding sequence ATGGACTGGCCCAACCCGAACCCCGTGCCGAACGGCACCGACGACCGAGGCAGTGACGCCGGTCACGGCGACGATGCGGGGATACCTGCGATCATCCATCCCGCGGAATCGGCGCCCGTCATCGGCACCGCCGGCGCCGGGCAGCGCCCCGTGGCGTATGAGTGGGTCCACACGCGCGACGGCTGGGTGGCCGTGAACCGCGACGTGCCGTCCGAGTGGGACGAGGCTGCGGACGCGATGGTGGCGGCGGAGGGTGCGCCGCTGGCCGGTCAGTTGCCGACGGTCCGTCGACGCCGCGGCCTCGGCAGGGACGTCGTCGAGGCGCTGTGCATGGCCGGGTTGTTGTTCCTCGGCATCCAGGCCGTCATGCGGCAGTTCATCGTCGAGAACATCAGCATGCTGCCGACGCTCGACCCCGGCGATCGGATCTTCGTCGACCGCGTCTCGTGGCGCACCGTCGGCGAGCTCGCGCGCGGCGACGTCGTCGTGTTCCGAGCCTGGGACGAGGACAAGCTGTACGTCAAGCGGATCGTCGGCCTGCCCGGCGACACGTTGACGATGCAGGACGGCGAGGTCTTCGTGAACGGCGAACGCCTCGACGAGCCCTACCTCGTCCAGCATGCGGCTGAGTCGAAGCCCGTGATCGAACTCGCGGACGATGAGTTCTTCGTCATGGGCGACAACCGGCCCAGCTCCGCCGACTCGCGCATGCACGGCCCGGTGAAGCGCGAGCGGATCGTCGGGCGGGCGTGGGCCATCTTCTGGCCGCTGGACGATTTGGCATGGCTGCACAAGACGCCGCGCTTGTACGCGGCGCCGCTGGAGGGCGGCGTCGATGCGAGTGACGCAAGCGATGCCGCTGGCGACGCCAAACCGGCGACCGACACCAACCCCCAGTCGGACGGTTAG
- a CDS encoding DNA double-strand break repair nuclease NurA, producing MADFLDTLTAQIERDRARLTAALSGEPKAAVDALPAYVASHWHALPAPPGAATWPAYAVDGSIVQVDLDDGSYLFIVRALALKDGGEAFQRGGMEVLPPSTAASTASRYADLLQRQHEIGVACEVVAVAAPGSVVFLDGALYGWLPQLYSLPGESATGDGAPRGDAPAGAHLPDAILAGYLELLATARARGVHIVAVSKTSREAAHCKLWLADDGRGGDLTVPDELTDSAMIHRYTDERAGVSTPVVLGTRAFVGGSRAILERDDVGASPAIVSCFVRFSELDDALRIDVPAHQCGLDATLADIAGEHGGAVVPDGVAAIAPTLALLQADYGGLAVYNALLYSVDREVRLSRSTVADVYVPVIEQMLGVRVRLDRGERRFAGARG from the coding sequence TTGGCCGACTTCCTCGACACCCTCACCGCCCAGATCGAACGCGATCGCGCCCGCCTGACCGCGGCCCTCAGCGGCGAGCCGAAGGCGGCCGTCGACGCGCTGCCGGCCTACGTCGCGTCGCACTGGCATGCCCTCCCGGCACCGCCCGGTGCCGCCACTTGGCCGGCCTACGCCGTCGACGGCAGCATCGTCCAGGTCGACCTCGACGACGGGAGCTACCTCTTTATCGTCCGCGCCTTGGCGCTCAAGGACGGCGGCGAGGCCTTCCAGCGCGGCGGGATGGAGGTCCTGCCGCCGTCCACCGCCGCCTCGACGGCCAGCCGCTACGCGGACCTGCTCCAACGGCAGCACGAGATCGGCGTGGCGTGCGAGGTCGTCGCCGTGGCGGCGCCCGGCAGCGTCGTCTTCCTCGACGGCGCGCTGTACGGCTGGCTGCCGCAGCTCTACTCGCTGCCGGGCGAGAGCGCGACCGGGGACGGGGCGCCGCGTGGCGACGCACCGGCGGGCGCCCACCTGCCCGATGCGATTCTGGCCGGCTACCTTGAGCTGCTCGCGACGGCCCGGGCGCGCGGCGTCCACATCGTCGCTGTCTCCAAGACGAGCCGCGAGGCCGCGCACTGCAAGCTGTGGCTTGCCGACGACGGCCGCGGCGGCGACCTGACCGTCCCCGACGAGCTGACGGACTCGGCGATGATCCATCGCTACACGGACGAGCGCGCCGGCGTCTCGACGCCCGTCGTGCTGGGCACGCGCGCGTTCGTCGGCGGCTCGCGGGCGATCCTCGAGCGGGACGACGTGGGCGCCAGCCCGGCGATCGTCAGCTGCTTCGTCCGCTTTTCCGAGCTGGACGACGCACTGCGGATCGACGTTCCGGCGCACCAGTGTGGGCTGGATGCGACACTGGCCGACATCGCGGGCGAACATGGCGGGGCCGTCGTGCCGGACGGGGTGGCGGCGATCGCGCCGACGCTGGCGCTGCTGCAGGCCGACTACGGCGGCCTAGCCGTCTACAACGCGCTACTCTACTCGGTCGACCGTGAGGTGCGGCTGAGTCGGAGCACGGTGGCGGACGTGTATGTGCCGGTGATCGAGCAGATGCTGGGGGTGCGGGTGCGGTTGGATCGGGGGGAGCGGCGGTTCGCGGGGGCGAGGGGGTAG
- a CDS encoding DUF2277 domain-containing protein: MCRSIKPLHNLAPPATDDEVAAAARQFVRKLSGCHTPSRANAAAFEQAVAAVAAAARTLLDDLVTSAPARDREVEAAKARARAVTRRH; this comes from the coding sequence ATGTGCCGCAGCATCAAGCCCCTCCACAACCTCGCCCCGCCCGCCACGGACGACGAGGTCGCCGCGGCAGCCCGCCAGTTCGTCCGCAAGCTGAGCGGGTGCCACACGCCGTCCCGCGCCAACGCCGCCGCCTTCGAACAGGCGGTCGCCGCCGTGGCCGCCGCCGCCCGCACGCTGCTCGACGACCTCGTGACGAGCGCCCCGGCGCGCGACCGCGAGGTCGAGGCGGCCAAGGCGCGGGCGAGGGCGGTGACGCGACGCCATTAG
- a CDS encoding phosphoribosylformylglycinamidine synthase, whose protein sequence is MIHTIRVAAKADTDPVGRDVLAEIRRTLGLAAIGRVRTVRVFRLEGADEAAARRLAEALLCEPVDHDWTIDAPILTDAAHVVEVAYLPGVMNPEAASILKAAADLGVDLVAVDASREYAFYPAAMDALSTTDVDRVVHRLLVNPTIERVVAEPPATLLIEGQPGPTRRIALRGMDDDALVRLSNDGLYLDLDEMHAIREYFEELGRDPTDLELEILAQTWSEHCVHKTFKRPVLIDGVLKAPFMQRLKETSRRYDDLVVSAFVDNSGVLRFYDGWAVCGKVETHNSPSAIEPYGGAMTGSGGVFRDVLGTGQGARVIASTDMFCFAPPDLPPADVPPGALPPDYLLRRVVAGVRDYGNRMGIPTNNGSVHFHPDFRAKPTVIVGAYGLLPEDRAVKGHPRPGDRIVVLGGRTGRDGIHGATFSSTAMTADTITVNSQAVQIGNAVEEKRLLDALLVCRDDGLLQALTDCGAGGFSSAIGEMGERLGAEVELDRAPLKYTGLAPWEIYLSESQERMVAAVAPEDVARVLAICATYNVEAVDVGAFLPTGRLVVRYAGEVVGELAMGFMHDGLPDKTLTGTWTARTVDGDVAARSALPALPASNDAWIDLARRVMAHPNVASKEPIVRQYDHTVQAMGVLPPFGGREGDAPGDAAVLAPLPDKPYGLVIAHGLNPVLNTFDPYWGGIWAAAEAMANLVAVGGNPREVGLIDNFIWPVPDGPALGGLDRAVDACVDVMHALGRPFISGKDSLSSTYRYPDGTVLEIPPVLCISVFGRIPDVAKTTSSDFKRSGSTLVLVGARDVDPLRGHGLGGSVYLDVHGLRGVDAPHVDLMVLPRVLDAVHAAIAGDRVLSCHDVSEGGLLACLAEMGFGGDRGAEIDLAALEFEAGVGSGTADRRMRPDVALFNETAGVFVCEVVDPADVAAFTGVPHAVIGRTIDARELRLSDGGRELARIGIAALQEAWESAMRFVFH, encoded by the coding sequence ATGATCCACACCATCCGCGTCGCCGCCAAGGCCGACACCGATCCCGTTGGCCGCGATGTCCTTGCGGAGATCCGCCGCACGCTCGGCCTCGCGGCGATCGGCCGGGTTCGCACGGTGCGCGTATTCCGCTTGGAGGGCGCCGACGAGGCTGCGGCCCGCCGACTGGCCGAGGCGTTGCTGTGCGAGCCGGTCGACCACGACTGGACGATCGACGCGCCGATCCTGACCGACGCGGCGCACGTCGTCGAGGTGGCGTACCTGCCCGGGGTGATGAACCCGGAAGCGGCGTCCATCCTGAAGGCGGCGGCGGACCTCGGCGTCGATCTCGTCGCGGTCGACGCGAGCCGGGAGTACGCGTTCTACCCGGCAGCAATGGATGCCCTTTCCACGACCGACGTCGACCGCGTCGTCCACCGCCTCCTGGTGAACCCGACGATCGAGCGCGTCGTCGCCGAACCGCCCGCGACGCTCCTCATCGAGGGCCAGCCGGGGCCGACCCGGCGGATCGCGCTGCGCGGGATGGACGACGACGCGCTGGTGCGGCTGTCGAACGACGGCCTGTATCTCGACTTGGACGAGATGCACGCGATCCGCGAGTACTTCGAGGAACTCGGGCGCGACCCGACGGACCTCGAGCTCGAGATCCTGGCGCAGACTTGGAGCGAGCACTGCGTCCACAAGACGTTCAAGCGCCCGGTTCTCATCGACGGCGTGCTGAAGGCGCCGTTCATGCAACGGCTCAAGGAGACTTCGCGGCGCTACGACGACCTCGTCGTCTCGGCGTTCGTCGACAACTCGGGCGTCCTGCGCTTCTACGACGGCTGGGCCGTCTGCGGCAAGGTCGAGACGCACAACAGCCCGTCGGCGATCGAGCCGTACGGTGGGGCGATGACGGGCTCGGGCGGCGTCTTCCGCGATGTCCTCGGCACCGGCCAGGGTGCGCGCGTCATCGCCTCGACGGACATGTTCTGCTTCGCCCCGCCCGACCTGCCCCCCGCGGACGTCCCGCCTGGCGCGCTGCCGCCGGACTACCTCCTGCGGCGCGTGGTCGCCGGCGTGCGGGATTACGGCAACCGAATGGGCATCCCGACGAACAACGGCAGCGTGCACTTCCACCCCGATTTCCGCGCCAAGCCGACGGTCATCGTCGGCGCGTACGGCCTCCTGCCGGAGGATCGGGCGGTCAAGGGCCATCCGCGCCCCGGCGACCGGATCGTCGTGCTCGGCGGCCGCACCGGCCGCGACGGGATCCACGGCGCCACGTTCAGCTCGACGGCGATGACGGCCGACACGATCACCGTCAACAGCCAGGCGGTGCAGATCGGCAACGCGGTCGAGGAGAAGCGGCTGCTCGACGCGCTGCTGGTGTGTCGCGACGACGGGCTGCTCCAGGCGCTGACGGATTGCGGCGCCGGCGGCTTCTCGTCGGCGATCGGCGAGATGGGCGAGCGGCTGGGCGCCGAGGTCGAGCTCGACCGGGCGCCGCTCAAATACACCGGGCTTGCGCCGTGGGAAATCTATCTCTCCGAGAGCCAGGAGCGCATGGTCGCCGCCGTCGCCCCCGAAGACGTCGCGCGCGTCCTGGCGATCTGCGCCACTTACAACGTCGAAGCCGTCGACGTCGGCGCGTTCCTCCCGACCGGCCGGCTCGTCGTCCGCTATGCGGGCGAGGTCGTCGGCGAGCTGGCGATGGGGTTCATGCACGACGGGCTGCCCGACAAGACGCTGACCGGCACGTGGACGGCCCGCACCGTCGACGGCGACGTGGCTGCACGGTCGGCGCTGCCGGCACTTCCGGCATCGAATGACGCCTGGATCGACCTCGCCCGTCGCGTGATGGCCCACCCGAACGTGGCCTCCAAGGAGCCGATCGTCCGGCAGTACGACCACACCGTGCAGGCGATGGGCGTCCTGCCGCCGTTCGGCGGGCGGGAGGGCGACGCGCCCGGTGATGCGGCCGTGCTCGCGCCCCTCCCCGACAAGCCGTACGGCCTCGTCATCGCCCACGGCCTGAACCCGGTGCTGAACACGTTCGACCCGTACTGGGGCGGGATCTGGGCCGCGGCCGAGGCGATGGCGAACCTCGTCGCCGTCGGCGGCAACCCGCGCGAGGTCGGCTTGATCGACAACTTCATCTGGCCCGTGCCGGACGGGCCGGCGCTCGGCGGGCTCGACCGGGCGGTCGATGCGTGCGTCGATGTCATGCACGCGCTCGGCCGGCCGTTCATCAGCGGCAAGGACTCGCTGTCGTCCACGTACCGCTACCCGGACGGCACCGTGCTCGAGATCCCGCCCGTCCTGTGCATCTCGGTCTTCGGCCGCATCCCCGACGTCGCCAAGACGACGTCGTCCGACTTCAAGCGCTCCGGCTCGACGCTCGTCCTTGTCGGCGCCCGGGACGTCGATCCGCTCCGCGGCCACGGCCTCGGCGGTTCGGTCTACCTGGACGTGCACGGCCTGCGCGGCGTCGACGCGCCGCACGTCGATCTCATGGTGCTGCCCCGCGTCCTCGACGCCGTGCACGCCGCCATCGCCGGCGACCGCGTGCTGTCGTGCCACGACGTGAGCGAGGGCGGCCTGCTGGCGTGCCTGGCCGAGATGGGCTTCGGCGGCGACCGCGGAGCCGAGATCGACCTTGCGGCGCTTGAGTTCGAAGCGGGCGTCGGGAGCGGAACGGCGGACCGCCGGATGCGACCCGATGTGGCGCTGTTCAACGAGACGGCCGGCGTGTTCGTGTGCGAGGTCGTCGACCCGGCCGACGTCGCCGCGTTCACCGGCGTTCCGCATGCCGTCATCGGCCGGACGATCGACGCGCGTGAGCTGCGGCTCAGTGACGGCGGGCGGGAGCTGGCGCGAATCGGCATCGCCGCCCTGCAGGAAGCATGGGAATCGGCGATGCGCTTCGTCTTTCACTAG
- a CDS encoding methyltransferase: MDIAALKAPLVIETQLRGHACTFHSTWGLFSPKAIDEGTRLLIDHLPIRPDDDCLDLGCGYGPVGIAMAHEAPGGTTLMVDVNVVAVRYAAANAQRNGLANADAQLSNGLDDIDPARRFDLVAANLPAKVGRELLAIFVHDAHARLRPGGRMAVVAISQLRPVVERAFRETFGNADKLKQGRAHVVMGAIRDG; this comes from the coding sequence ATGGACATCGCCGCCCTGAAGGCCCCCCTCGTCATCGAGACCCAGCTGCGGGGCCACGCCTGCACGTTCCACAGCACGTGGGGCCTCTTCTCGCCGAAGGCGATCGACGAGGGCACCCGCCTCCTCATCGACCACCTGCCGATCCGCCCGGACGACGACTGCCTCGACCTCGGCTGCGGCTACGGCCCGGTCGGCATCGCGATGGCCCACGAGGCACCCGGCGGCACGACGCTCATGGTGGACGTGAACGTCGTCGCCGTCCGCTACGCCGCGGCGAACGCGCAGCGGAACGGCCTCGCGAACGCCGACGCCCAGCTCTCCAACGGCCTGGACGACATCGACCCCGCCCGCCGATTCGACCTCGTCGCCGCCAACCTGCCGGCCAAGGTCGGACGCGAGCTGCTGGCGATCTTCGTCCACGACGCGCACGCGCGGCTGCGGCCGGGCGGGCGAATGGCGGTCGTGGCGATCAGCCAGCTGCGGCCGGTCGTCGAGCGGGCGTTTCGCGAGACGTTCGGGAACGCGGACAAGCTGAAGCAGGGGCGGGCGCATGTGGTGATGGGGGCGATTCGTGACGGATAG
- a CDS encoding Uma2 family endonuclease: MATMQTLVGLTAEEFAQLDLRGRHELVRGVVIEMSFPKPRHALVESRITFRLMQFAESAKTGYVLHTGYVVERGPDTVRGPDVAFIDTSRLASEGDLDRYVEGAPDLAVEILSPTNRAGEIARKVREYLAAGARLVWVVDTRRRIVTVHIPGVGPSRVAEGEVLDGGDVLPGFTMPVADIFAL; this comes from the coding sequence ATGGCGACGATGCAGACGTTGGTCGGGCTTACGGCTGAGGAGTTCGCGCAGCTCGATCTGCGAGGCCGGCACGAGCTCGTGCGGGGCGTGGTGATCGAGATGTCGTTTCCCAAACCGCGCCATGCGCTGGTCGAAAGTCGGATCACGTTCCGCTTGATGCAGTTCGCCGAGTCGGCGAAGACCGGCTACGTCCTGCACACGGGTTACGTCGTCGAGCGTGGACCCGACACCGTGCGCGGGCCAGACGTTGCGTTCATCGACACGAGCCGTCTGGCTTCTGAGGGGGATCTCGATCGCTACGTGGAAGGGGCACCCGACTTGGCCGTTGAGATCCTCTCGCCGACGAACCGAGCCGGCGAGATCGCGCGCAAGGTCCGTGAATACCTGGCGGCAGGTGCGCGGCTCGTTTGGGTCGTCGACACGCGGCGTCGGATCGTCACTGTTCACATCCCCGGCGTGGGTCCGTCGCGGGTGGCAGAGGGTGAAGTTCTCGATGGAGGCGATGTCTTGCCCGGCTTCACGATGCCGGTGGCGGACATCTTCGCGTTGTAG
- a CDS encoding thermonuclease family protein — translation MPSIDRLVHRLKHPILRFVRLAGVAALVLAVALAVSPGMRAYIAAALTGADGGASGERVRVDHAIDGDTLVTADGRTVRVIGIDTPETHHPDMDGPQPFGPEAAVRMSALVDGRTVRLERDAVDIDDYGRLLRHVRVDGRLVAATLVAEGLAHVLVIPPNVGHEAELRTAEAAARAARRGLWGRARPTGVAVFATPPTVSGRAPADAQAHESTLRAAAASSPVATPPVAATRAAVSGGAVDPSQPCGARVAGAIPAELAGDHLDTYQAVEFEVVRAKDTGKVTFLNSHEPFQSHFYAAVFPTDYADFPAPPAEHFAGKCIVVQGRIELYRGAPQIVVRGAEDVRVVAGAGAGGP, via the coding sequence ATGCCGAGCATCGACAGGCTTGTCCATCGTCTGAAGCATCCGATCCTGCGGTTCGTAAGGCTCGCCGGGGTCGCGGCGCTGGTGCTGGCGGTTGCGCTGGCCGTCTCGCCGGGCATGCGAGCGTATATCGCGGCCGCCCTTACCGGTGCAGATGGCGGCGCGAGCGGCGAGCGCGTCCGCGTCGACCACGCGATCGATGGCGACACGCTGGTCACGGCGGACGGGCGAACGGTCCGTGTGATCGGCATCGACACGCCGGAGACGCACCACCCGGACATGGACGGCCCGCAGCCCTTCGGGCCTGAGGCGGCGGTGCGCATGTCCGCGCTCGTCGACGGACGCACGGTGCGGCTTGAGCGCGACGCCGTCGACATCGACGACTACGGCCGTCTGCTGCGCCACGTCCGCGTCGACGGCCGCCTCGTCGCCGCCACGTTGGTCGCCGAGGGCCTGGCACACGTTCTCGTCATCCCGCCGAACGTCGGCCACGAGGCCGAGCTGCGCACGGCCGAGGCGGCGGCGCGTGCGGCGCGGCGCGGGCTGTGGGGCAGGGCTCGGCCGACGGGGGTGGCGGTGTTCGCGACACCGCCGACCGTGTCGGGCCGTGCACCGGCAGACGCACAGGCTCACGAATCGACGCTGAGGGCCGCGGCCGCGTCGTCCCCCGTCGCAACGCCTCCCGTCGCAGCGACGCGCGCGGCCGTGAGCGGCGGCGCCGTCGACCCGTCCCAGCCGTGCGGCGCGCGCGTTGCCGGTGCCATCCCGGCGGAGTTGGCCGGCGACCACCTCGATACGTACCAAGCGGTCGAGTTCGAGGTCGTGCGGGCCAAGGACACGGGCAAGGTGACGTTTCTCAACTCGCACGAACCGTTCCAATCCCACTTCTACGCTGCCGTGTTCCCCACGGACTATGCCGATTTTCCGGCACCGCCGGCCGAGCATTTTGCGGGCAAGTGCATCGTCGTCCAGGGGCGGATCGAGCTGTACCGCGGGGCGCCGCAGATCGTCGTTCGAGGGGCGGAGGACGTGCGGGTGGTGGCAGGGGCGGGGGCGGGCGGGCCTTGA
- a CDS encoding LysM peptidoglycan-binding domain-containing protein has product MKALALYVLALGFLAVIAFVGWSGWRGARLDRGLVVHTTTTQVVEIGKGGDTLPGIAAELGVTVDDLKLANATLSPTAILTEGTEVTVPPEAMTWQKLLGTHAAGLGAEFLGVFLSFWLALAVGILPKGYRVQMFSISFVLALASYAAMQAGVVGNPEMTPHFLFGAIKDGFAWSSAFPMFAWALGFRERKATPTGAGGGTSAGAARKPVSPDAVLEPVAPPPPKSVS; this is encoded by the coding sequence ATGAAGGCCCTTGCGCTCTATGTCCTGGCCCTCGGCTTCCTCGCCGTCATCGCCTTCGTCGGCTGGTCCGGCTGGCGCGGCGCGCGTCTGGACCGCGGCCTCGTCGTCCACACGACGACGACGCAGGTCGTGGAGATCGGCAAAGGCGGTGACACGCTCCCGGGTATCGCCGCCGAGCTTGGCGTCACGGTGGACGACCTCAAGCTGGCGAACGCGACGCTTTCGCCCACGGCCATTCTGACGGAGGGCACCGAGGTCACCGTGCCGCCGGAGGCGATGACGTGGCAGAAGCTGCTCGGCACCCATGCCGCCGGCCTCGGGGCCGAGTTCCTCGGCGTCTTCCTGAGCTTCTGGCTGGCGCTGGCCGTCGGGATTCTCCCCAAGGGCTACCGCGTTCAGATGTTCAGCATCTCGTTCGTCCTCGCGTTGGCCAGCTACGCTGCGATGCAGGCCGGGGTGGTCGGCAACCCGGAGATGACGCCGCATTTCCTCTTCGGGGCGATCAAGGACGGGTTCGCGTGGTCGAGCGCCTTCCCGATGTTCGCGTGGGCCCTCGGCTTCCGCGAGCGGAAGGCGACGCCGACCGGGGCCGGCGGCGGAACGAGCGCCGGCGCGGCGCGCAAGCCCGTTTCGCCTGACGCGGTCCTCGAGCCCGTGGCGCCGCCGCCGCCGAAGAGCGTGTCGTAG